A single region of the Grus americana isolate bGruAme1 chromosome 3, bGruAme1.mat, whole genome shotgun sequence genome encodes:
- the SERTAD2 gene encoding SERTA domain-containing protein 2 isoform X1, translated as MPVAHVRYMLGKGGKRKFDEHEDGLEGKVVSPTDGPSKVSYTLQRQTIFNISLMKLYNHRPLTEPSLQKTVLINNMLRRIQEELKQEGSLRPVFVTASQPADPLSDNFREAQPAFSHLASQPLLPTDFVSTTPLESCLTPASLLEDDTFCTSPTVQHDGPTKSPPPALQPVKDSFSSALDEIEELCPAPTSAEAVAAETAADDSKDHPSESNVQKPEGLPESRTAESKLMDSLPGNFEITTSTGFLTDLTLDDILFADIDTSMYDFDPCTSATGAASKMAPVSADELLKTLAPYSSQPVTPNQPFKMDLTELDHIMEVLVGS; from the coding sequence atATAtgttggggaaaggaggaaagcgGAAGTTTGACGAGCATGAAGATGGGTTGGAAGGCAAAGTGGTGTCTCCTACTGACGGTCCCTCTAAGGTGTCTTACACCTTACAGCGTCAGACTATCTTCAACATTTCCCTTATGAAACTTTATAACCACAGGCCATTAACCGAGCCAAGCTTGCAAAAGACAGTTTTAATTAACAACATGTTGAGGCGAATCCAGGAAGAACTCAAACAAGAAGGCAGCTTGAGGCCCGTGTTCGTGACTGCTTCGCAGCCCGCCGACCCTCTCAGCGACAACTTCCGCGAGGCCCAGCCGGCGTTCAGCCATCTCGCCTCccagccccttctccccacTGACTTTGTAAGCACTACGCCCCTGGAGTCTTGCCTCACCCCAGCCTCTTTGCTCGAGGACGACACTTTTTGCACTTCCCCGACTGTCCAGCACGATGGTCCGACGAAATCACCACCTCCTGCTCTCCAACCAGTCAAGGACAGCTTCTCCTCAGCCTTGGACGAAATCGAGGAGCTTTGTCCAGCACCTACCTCTGCAGAGGCAGTAGcagctgaaacagcagctgATGACTCTAAAGACCACCCCAGCGAGTCCAATGTTCAAAAGCCCGAGGGCCTCCCGGAGAGCAGAACAGCCGAATCAAAACTCATGGACTCGCTACCTGGCAACTTTGAGATAACGACTTCCACAGGTTTCCTCACAGACTTGACCCTGGATGATATTCTGTTTGCTGACATTGATACGTCCATGTATGATTTTGACCCCTGCACATCTGCCACAGGGGCTGCCTCAAAAATGGCTCCTGTCTCAGCAGATGAGCTCCTGAAAACTCTTGCTCCATACAGCAGTCAACCAGTAACTCCAAATCAGCCTTTCAAAATGGACCTCACAGAACTGGATCACATCATGGAGGTGCTTGTTGGGTcttaa
- the SERTAD2 gene encoding SERTA domain-containing protein 2 isoform X2, with product MLGKGGKRKFDEHEDGLEGKVVSPTDGPSKVSYTLQRQTIFNISLMKLYNHRPLTEPSLQKTVLINNMLRRIQEELKQEGSLRPVFVTASQPADPLSDNFREAQPAFSHLASQPLLPTDFVSTTPLESCLTPASLLEDDTFCTSPTVQHDGPTKSPPPALQPVKDSFSSALDEIEELCPAPTSAEAVAAETAADDSKDHPSESNVQKPEGLPESRTAESKLMDSLPGNFEITTSTGFLTDLTLDDILFADIDTSMYDFDPCTSATGAASKMAPVSADELLKTLAPYSSQPVTPNQPFKMDLTELDHIMEVLVGS from the coding sequence AtgttggggaaaggaggaaagcgGAAGTTTGACGAGCATGAAGATGGGTTGGAAGGCAAAGTGGTGTCTCCTACTGACGGTCCCTCTAAGGTGTCTTACACCTTACAGCGTCAGACTATCTTCAACATTTCCCTTATGAAACTTTATAACCACAGGCCATTAACCGAGCCAAGCTTGCAAAAGACAGTTTTAATTAACAACATGTTGAGGCGAATCCAGGAAGAACTCAAACAAGAAGGCAGCTTGAGGCCCGTGTTCGTGACTGCTTCGCAGCCCGCCGACCCTCTCAGCGACAACTTCCGCGAGGCCCAGCCGGCGTTCAGCCATCTCGCCTCccagccccttctccccacTGACTTTGTAAGCACTACGCCCCTGGAGTCTTGCCTCACCCCAGCCTCTTTGCTCGAGGACGACACTTTTTGCACTTCCCCGACTGTCCAGCACGATGGTCCGACGAAATCACCACCTCCTGCTCTCCAACCAGTCAAGGACAGCTTCTCCTCAGCCTTGGACGAAATCGAGGAGCTTTGTCCAGCACCTACCTCTGCAGAGGCAGTAGcagctgaaacagcagctgATGACTCTAAAGACCACCCCAGCGAGTCCAATGTTCAAAAGCCCGAGGGCCTCCCGGAGAGCAGAACAGCCGAATCAAAACTCATGGACTCGCTACCTGGCAACTTTGAGATAACGACTTCCACAGGTTTCCTCACAGACTTGACCCTGGATGATATTCTGTTTGCTGACATTGATACGTCCATGTATGATTTTGACCCCTGCACATCTGCCACAGGGGCTGCCTCAAAAATGGCTCCTGTCTCAGCAGATGAGCTCCTGAAAACTCTTGCTCCATACAGCAGTCAACCAGTAACTCCAAATCAGCCTTTCAAAATGGACCTCACAGAACTGGATCACATCATGGAGGTGCTTGTTGGGTcttaa